In Candidatus Zymogenus saltonus, the sequence GGAAATCGGGAAGCCTTGTCATGGCGGAGTTTTTAAAGCTCGAGTTTTTTTTACCTATAATAGAGGCCGCAAAAAACTACTACCTCAAAGTGGGAAAAGACCCTTCATTGGGGCTCGATCTCAACAATCTCCTGGGCGATGCGGTGACCTTTTCGGGAAATATACTTGCGCTGTTTGAGCTGGCAAAAGAGATAAGAAAGATAGTCTCGCAATATCAGAAAAAATTGATACAGAAATACCCGGAATTTGACGAAAGGATTCAGAGGGAAAAGTTGAAGTCGAGGTATCAGGCCGATCTCAAGAGACTCAACGAGAATTCAAAGATGATAATCGGCACTATCATCGAGCTGAACGAGATCATGGATGCAAAGAGGGGCATGAGCCCGGTGGAGATGATGAAGGCCCAGTTGAGCCATTTCAACAAGAGCATCGAGGCCTACGTAGACGCCATAGGGGAGATCTCCACAAGGATAAAGGATACGGATCGGGTGGACATAAAAGAGAGGCTGGCCGAGAGCGAAGGGGTTCTGAGAGACAAGCTGTCCTTCATAAACAAAGGGAAGAAAGAGCTAAAGATGGAAGTGGAAAAGCAGCGCCTGGAAAAGAGATCGATGGAGTTCTACAAGGAGATATGCCAGGACGAGATAGTACAGATAAGGCGGCTTAACGCAATGCTATCGACTGTCTACAAAAAGAAGACGGAGCTGGTACAAGCCTATTACGAGAAGCTCGGAGAGATAGTGGATCTTGGTATGAACACCGGGCTATATATCTCTTACGGGGATGTTGTGGAATCGGTTGATCTGAAGGACAACATTTGGGGAGACGTCAAGGTAAACATCGCTGATAAAATAAACGAGGCCGCAAGGGGCGCGACAAGGAGTCAGAGCATCAAGAAAAGGGTGGACAGATATGTGGAGAGGTGCTGTTTTGAGATGGAAAATCCGAATCTCATCTACCCGTTCAACGTTATAGTCGGAACGGACTATTCCTTGATAAAGCCGATAGATGAAGAGCCGACCTTCTTTGAGGAGGAGATAGACTCCATCCTTGATTATGCGGAGAGGCTCTTTGCCGATGAGTGCGACGGAGAAAAAAAGGTCTCAGGACTCGAGATATGGGAGAAGGAAAAGGAGCAGTTTAACAAGGAGTTCATCTCTACGAGTACCGATATATACAACCTCGGGGAGGCCCTGTCCGGGGATGCGCTGAGAGAGTTTATTCGGGAGAGCAGGGGCCGCCTGTACTTTTTTGAGAAGAGGGTCTTGAGGGGGGAGCTCAATCAAGAATTCTGGAAGCTCTTTGCATTCGAGGGGACCGAGATTCATCTCATTTTTGGGGTCGAGAACAAAAAGGATCGGGATCTCGTGGAGATATTCAGATACGCCGGCAACATCGATTACACGGGAACCACAAAAAGGGAGCATACGGAGGTTTATGAGATAATCCGTCCCACATCTCTTTTCTACAAGTTTATAATGGACTATCACTTCCTGGAATGGTATGAGGGATCGAAGGTGAAGGATGAAGAGAGGAAGGGAATTGTGAGAATGTAATGGCAAATATTTTTTAGGTAAAAAAACGATGAGAAAAAGAGAGATACTTTTTGATTTTGCGATTGTTTTGCTTTCAACGGCGGTGATTCTTTCTCTTATGGTTTCCAATGTTTCGGCATTTGAGACCGCCGGTGAGCTGAAGGCAAAGGGGGATGAGGCCTTTTTCAACGGCGACTTTAATGATGCGATTGACTATTACACAGAGGCCATTGAAGAGGACAATGGTTTTGCAGATGCCTATAACGCAAGGGCCTGGGCCTACAATGTCGTAGGGAGATATTACGATTCGATAGCGGATTGTGACAGGGCCTTAAGACTTGACCCGAGTCTTGTCTACGCCTATATAAACCGTTCCTGGGCAAAAAACGGCCTGGGTAAATTCAAGGAGGCAATTTCCGACTGCGACGAGGCAATAAGTCTAAGACCTCCCCTTTTTCTTGCAGACGCCTACGTAAACAGGGCGTGGGCAAAAAACGGCATAGGCTTATTTAAAGAAGCCCTTTTAGACTGCAACAGGGCGATAGAGATAGACCCAAACATCGCCTCCGCATTTACCAACAGGGCATGGGCAATGAACGGACTCGGAAGGTTCGGCGAGGCGATATCGGATTGCAACAGGGCGATAGGGATTAAGCCGAATTACATCCTGTCATACTCCTATTTCAACAGGGGATGGGCTTATTACGAGCTTGGGAGGCACGAAGAGGCCAGAGAAGACTACAGGAGGGCGTGTGATCTTAAGAACGAGCTCGGCTGCAAATTATACGATAAGTTGAAATAGTAAGGAGAAACTGTATCCGAAGTGATTGGGAGGGGCAGTTGGGCAGGGGTGCCGGGGATTGGAAGTGTAGGAAGGCCGGGGCAAGGATGCGATGATGCGCAATTTCATACAAAGGGGATGGAAATAGAAATTATTCAGGATTTGCCCTCGTCATAACCCGGATTCTGGGGGGGGGTGACTGTCGGACGGGATTGCTAATTTGAATAAGGGGAGGGGGGATAAAGATCGGCAGGAGTTGAAAAATATTAAGGGCAAAAAGGGGGGCCGCCTCTTGGATTCCGAGAGAGGCTTATCAGCCGACGGAAGATAATAGGCGTTGGAAGGTTATGCGGCGGGAAGAGGTGATCAGGGGATGGGAATTGGGGGTGGGGGAGGGAAATTTATTGGGGGGGAATCTCTTTTTGTCATAAAAGGA encodes:
- a CDS encoding tetratricopeptide repeat protein, whose product is MRKREILFDFAIVLLSTAVILSLMVSNVSAFETAGELKAKGDEAFFNGDFNDAIDYYTEAIEEDNGFADAYNARAWAYNVVGRYYDSIADCDRALRLDPSLVYAYINRSWAKNGLGKFKEAISDCDEAISLRPPLFLADAYVNRAWAKNGIGLFKEALLDCNRAIEIDPNIASAFTNRAWAMNGLGRFGEAISDCNRAIGIKPNYILSYSYFNRGWAYYELGRHEEAREDYRRACDLKNELGCKLYDKLK